In the genome of Bombus affinis isolate iyBomAffi1 unplaced genomic scaffold, iyBomAffi1.2 ctg00001208.1, whole genome shotgun sequence, the window agttaaactataaattatatttgcgacattgttctgTTTTTGCTTTCattaagcctttcatcaagacagccgatctataaatattaatcgaccgatttctctaagcttgtaacttcagattaatgtttatatatataaagagttacgtattaatctatctaaatatttaaaaagatgtttaatgttataaatgatggatattaaagatgttcaaaagaatgtagtcttcgcgtgttctttatcatatccctgatcaaagacattccaatattattacaatatccaattacatattgatacacaagatatacagattattatttatcacattttggttttcttaattgagttattcatttagtatcattaaataataagtaattagtaataattcataaaaaaaaaaacggtattgtagtagaaatattataagaaaacattttctgtttcagtgtagagttactccttcttatagacagtgtcgtacaaatccgtacgtctttgagaaaatgtaggtatctgagcccttacttcctcaacaactttcaaatctgagagaaaagaaaaacatacgaagtaataagtaatgcttgctaataaattcagcaaatacagagggagccggcaaaatcgataaaccaacgtttaatgttaagctggaaattaccgatatcggtgaccacgatattttcctgagtttccaaatcataaaggattttcccccagggatttgtcaactgtgtatgtccccatgcgacataacttgctgaaggaacacgagccggtgatatacaggcgacgtataattgattgtcattcgctctggaacgctgaagtaatgaccagtgcagtggtccagtggtcatattgaatgccgccggatatatcagcatttggcaacctaacacagagaaacgggaaatatgagaccactgaattttagttaactttgtaggtGCACAATccacattccataatttatgaatatgcgagaacagtcctcttgtcgtgcttctaattcttttatttatttcattttcagcgaatatactggtttttttaattaagctcctttttatacagagttacagattatattgattatattttatatagaatatatttaagaaagatagttactttcctgctagttaagtattgttcgattaagctactgtacctttgttccgataaatgcgtgccatttcctcgaatctgatatcatagcaaatgccaatacctattttccagcccttcacatcaaacattgttagggaattaccaggactgagtgaatcactctctcggaaagtaatcttgttgggaatgtcgatgtcgaatagatgtacctaataacataaaaatatagttgctaactctattgctgtaacttttgtaatttaacatcaatgttacgaacttttaaactttaattgttttttatttaataactgacagcgtttttatcactttcttttattaaaaagttttatcatttaataatatttgagaaggaatattttttaagaaaaaataagttttttcctatgtgaaaaatttatattacacgacaaatatattgtacaaaaacttatatattatattacgacaaaaatgtatgtttctcgtatcaaaaagtattttataaacctataacatattttgtaaattatagaattggttatagtacacgtatgtacatatgtatattcctaaattattcctagatagagtcactttctccaccccaatattttcaatttcaaagccacatggacgtatattatttaccttccggtgttttgctatcaaagttccatcgggaccccaaatagtacaggtattgtacaatttatcgccctctatttcaggtatcgtaccaccaactacataaatgctgttttccttagctgccttcgataaagcaacgctcgtttcaccatcaggaatactctcggcgtattttggaaagtattctgcattgcaatatttcaattaatgaaaaataactgtcctttgttccaaccataaattaggttgaaatgtttgtcaattttttattttttaaattattaaaataactaaattttatatttcgatttacttaaatatataattacttagataatagtacatataataaattgtttctacaggttcaagatgaaaaatgaatatttagaaatgttcaattacaatcatgctatttgggttagtaccagtgacttgttacttaacgactttgctagtactttttcaaacataaagttagattttaactaactttaatttttaactactataggtggaattataaatacaaaataattgataatactagtttataagtacctaattattagtatcttaaaaaatatatttatacaaaaatcacgataatcataaaactggggaaattctatattctcgagtcaattcacaatctttatggaagtataaacgataaggtaatttgtctacttttacttttttctatatagttgttatacatataataaattattagaaaaagaaacaaattattacgtattccatatggtgaattaaagcattcaggaagagcgataatatcagcattatgctctttcgcgctggaaatgtaggaaactgcccgctctacatttttgctttttacttcatttacttgaagttgtaccaagtgccaagcgaaatgctaaaatgttggaaaagttaaatacactcggttatatatttcccatactttttatctataaatactttatacatagtgaatacttactcgacatcgttcgcactacttgtttagcgatgttcgtaagtatcataatgttctttgaggtcatgtatggtactactcgatatcaacattacgtaagcaatacgcggggattttttataattattgataaagtttaggacattaactttgatgtaattgtaaacattattacatattataattaaatgtaattttcagttaagggtaagaaaagaaatatactgtagtatcgtgggcaaaaggcccaagatatcggccgaaccgtatacaaagtggcgagagccgtggcgccgtcgagtacatcaatgtgtcgtcggtcctttcaagtggacagttttgtggaaagagtctgcgtgaccctggccacggggtttcgggacacgtgttcgatgggacgagaaaagagaaagagacgctaagggtagagttagttgagacgccagcgagaacgaatgcaaaaggcgtgcagtatgggttgagaagcgagagcgtgcgagtgcagatgccgaagacgagagttgtagagttgctagcgttgtagagagatcgagttgttagttatagagttgcgagagtgatttgaacggaataagacttttgtgttttagttcaagttgaacatttatcgttctctgtccatttaatctctgttatttttatttatcttaataaatagtattaggagaattttacaaatctaaatcatcctaatcctatcctttttccgatactacaatacttttgtaaaaatacactttattataaaatctgtataaataaaattgtacaatttatcttgaaagtaaaatgaccgaatacgttcctggaaaatattactgcctactaaatgatcgagatcttgatctttctcgtctttcGTGTTTCATTCTGTCTGCATAATCTCTGGGTTTCTTATCTctaactttttctctttctttgtctttctttttatgttttttacttgatctttcagatgagcaatcgtgcttcttatgtttctttgacttcttcaatctttttaatttataagaatcattactattagagttacttctttctctccgtctcttcttttcagaatcactatcgctgtcatcattagattcggagcgcctttttcgcctatctgattttttatcccccactttatcatacttgttcttattatgcatcgtacttccgattttctttcttttattactacttttgtcaccatcttcactgtcttcggggtcaggggacattgatcttcttctatccatcttttgcttgattcccttggattccttgtccttatattcctcatacttttttgtatctgaaattaaccccataagatactgaaagctaaaacctctacatttatcatattttatataaaaatagaagggacctttaaaaaattgcatgcaacaacacacttacaggtactcttgaattagtttttctacgcgtctgattatgtatttatatgtatatgtcaattcaaatttattttcttaaaagtcccttaatgaaaaactaacacttcatattaactttgaacttttgagttcttatataaatattctgatttagtcactggctgtaccataaattcatttacagatattatatttccaccaagagctagttttattatgagccttcctgcatcatcatcgaatccttctatttgaccataattattaatttgttttccagctataattttcacaaatgttcctttctcgattttaacctcttcctcttcttttttggaatctgtatttttcttctgcaacgccactttgtctgctccaagacccataccttttggtcgtaattctggtatgacagctgctactaatctgtaatagttagaataaacgattgtgaaataaaaaatgatgttctctgtttactttccaataagtgatgtattaaacacatatagttaatttaatccagagtaaaattcatacttttcatttcaaccaattccctttcctggttgccatcccattccccgtaacatagctacaccaaaagcatcaataggaattttttcataatcttctaacgtagactgaaaaatacaaaacgatatttataatatgcaaatgtaatacatctgtgcattgcacatcaatatgttgataacgtacctgttctttgcctcttaatgattcatcttctactaaaggtaaagttaaatcatttgttttaatttcatatttattctttgacttaagttcctcaatgatttctttcgtcgcttgctcttctaaagtaacaactttattttcactatcttcaactggctctttctttattgatattattggcgatgtttttccattagatagctttgattttgcctcgttaacactagcgtctcctaccttttccttatctgccttcggaaggaaaatgtctgcatctattttattaacaattctatcatgccaggtttttgaacctagtaacggaataattagaggttcatcttttttttcttcctcactgaaataaaaaaattgttttcaaatatatatatattccgctattggtgatttttataggttaggttgaggttacatgtttcttgattataaattttactttttgaactcaccctattactttaatacctttttcatcaaggcattcaatgtaatcgactttctttttttcttgtggaatagcattttttaacacaggtttcttaatagatttcaaaaaaccgaaggaaattttctttccttcttctgccatttatttgttatttcaacactgacttatagatcaatacacatgtatatactagacataaagatcgatgtcacttgaaactatgtacatgaatctaatatcttattatactttattaatctattcacaattacttgcacattactaaaatttcattccgacaatatatcaagcgcctgaataagtgacattaaagtaaacatatatcagagaggaaatacgaagaactgacgcctatggttttctatgttacagagctagtgctgcaccatacggccaaatgccgaaggtggcttatgttagtatatacctgcctatacgtttcaatcagaaaatcgatattatgtgttcatgtgaaaattcacatttccctaggagctgtattttgatagatttaagcttctaatggagcattttaaacgtatagagtatactatgaagtagatagtagtgcggatcattttatattcatagaaaatttgaatgtatagaaatgtacaaaatgttcgtgatatgcaaaaatatgcaaaatattcaaagtaaaccaatcatcaaaaattttagaaggtgaaacaaatttctttaataacacctagattaatttttatttgttaaccatctacattctactacgcttttcattctaccctagtttatgcaccatagcgcatgacagcgctattatgtcctttacaatttattcaagatcattctattttcagatcagactctctatttttctttttgcatcctgcaaattaTCGTGTAGtgatgtaaaacgaaagctattgctcgttaaaatttgacgtaaaattttgttttcatgaaaatatacatatgttgaattaaataaactatgaatgaaataaataaatatttatatataacttagatttcacagATTATTTCGATATCGAAGTACTTCTTAcgtattaacgaagaagataaaacatactaatacaagcataattcaactgagcgattatgataatgttaatgcgcatctccgaacgtgcagaggataaatgagcagataagttgctcccatcactttctcctttgtttcatgcaactgtaactcttagaatgtaatgtataaatgtatataactatccttaaccgcattgacgaaatgatgatagacacaattacttgtttgtcagttgaagatctgttctttcctcttactacatatttatgtactcttaacttgtctttttagcgatactatcgctcgtttgttctacagttttcagatttctatcttttagcgttctacacacgatcggagcgtaaatgtgcccgtagtctgcctgttcctataagctacgttaaacgatcatctttgattgtgttggTTCGTAGATCGtagaggaagccatttacctatctttcggaacaagaactacagGTAAAAACAGCGATCAATTGAGAACGGTAGTTAAGTCCGCGAGTAGAGGGGAGAGCGTGCTTTAGCGGCGACACCAGCGCACGGTTTGCAGATACGAAGCGGGGGTAAACCGGGAAGCCGTAGTTCACGAaccgtagtaagcgtggtaactctGAGCAGTCGACGACAGTTGAAAGCCGGCCGCgctctggaattcaggtaaatttacctctttttcgtcttaaattttcattgacatttctctgcttatagattattatacggttataaatgacatatttttggagatatcgaggaatggtacttttaagcaattttgattttcatcactcataaattgaaccgaggaaattccatcaatttatttaccggctgttaaaaagttttaatgaaatgggacaaatggtaattagttgcgaaaataaggacagttgtGCCCTGAGTTACAGTGTgtgcctttaatttcaattaaatcaaaattttgacggtggatacgtatcgttatcgtatacgtatcgtaaaatacatagaagaatggcaattatattctcctttttatcatttatattctattattagaacacgtatcatttttcaaaattttccttgcaatctacaattgtttatgtcatcttcctattgatcatcgactttgtcatttgcatgtctcattttcctcgtgattcggcatttcaatatcagggaacgaatttgtatcttctacatgaaatcatctctttaatttcagatagacgaatatgcggctgcttctgttccaaatatctccgttgctgtgcctgttgacggaaatcggcgcggctgggatcggtaaagcatggcagatcctgccgtacgcgaccgattcctggaatcacccatcatggccacggctcgactcttccgcgttcgaagttcgcagcgtgaccggggttggtcatctcaatcccttgtttaattgttcatttttttaaatctttgtttattaattccaggttttttacatatttttttttacatgatttttttccagaataaacgctgaatgcTGATTGTAgagtggtacaggcaaaagtaccgatacgcgacggtacgacatagccatgcatcattacattttttttttttttttttttttaagattattattgtaacttaaatttaagccgctgctacgctgtgcttatgtgcgatattttaatttatgtcctgaatgcctggacgcaaaaacaggacagttcgttagcgtaggagagaacttcttcgttagactgaactctgttgattgactattgaaagcgcaaagcgtaataagttatagtaattcttttgcacgagattaaataattcaagagcgttattttttagtatcgattatttattttaaacattgaaatttacaataaacatttagaatttcTCGATAactagatgcgactgtcctcaCATAAATGTATCAGTATCTGTATCATAAATGTatcataaatgtaatagtattacttctacttggtcggaaaaatcgacaaacgcgtatatctgtcGTTAGGCCGtgcggaatacttgcaaaaaacgcatatatgtgttctgagtccatacatgcgttaataagataagaggaaataaaagacagattaccgataagatacactaacacatatgtaatacatgtatatattaccactcagattacacatattatatattatattatattatatatattatatatattatattatattatatagggaatatgtataccacgtatatatgtagaactatatatttcaaacttgtttatagcgcgtgcgcacacatacatgcacgcacgcgaacaatttttcgaacgataattatattaataatttataaccatttatatttttatatttttacatttttatatttttatacttttatacttttatatttttatatttttatacttttatatttttatacttttatatttttatacttttatatttttatactttcatatttttatacttttatatttttatatttttatatttttatatgataaccatttatatttttttaaaatatgttcttatggcatatatatatatatggcaagatatacatatatatcttctctccGAGGCGTCTGCGTacagctgcatcaatgtccctaataatatatttacaataaatattattgttctgttatattaataataacgaaggaatattctgaacaacacaataattaagattaagataatgaataattatgatattaagatattttctacttagaaaacattgaaatagcgtgatatacataccaagggcaattagttgcagccaaaagaactacattagaattttcattagcagaatacctttccagggagaaaatgggccattaaaaaagatagggtacttaagggggtacacaatggcctccgtaatggcagatttacattcctctaggcctacgatgttgtcccaatatacatttaattttttcagtatgatttcctgcgacaatacaaagatgaaatggcgcataatctccgtattaatttccaaaagtgttatgtaattcattatttaaagctttactgaaatccctgcgtcattgatatacagtggattgtttatccaaggtatttgttggatatacagtggatatatacaacaatacatttgttggatattgatatacagtggattgtttatccaaggataggtattttatttttaaaaagctttacaatacgtatattaatcgaaaataacttacggataaaatgtcttcagcaatcttccACAATCccggattgtctatataaagcttctgagcctattttgatatctttgattgcgtggattgttccattaagatgttaaataactcctcttctgatgaagattcatcgctttcattgtcgAAAATTGATGTCAATGTCATTgccagattaatatcatccgtagcatcacccctcatcttctgttgtgcattcctccctttcacagacccagatacagactcacttctcctttgtttgctaacagatttgacacgttttactacttctttgaagattgaatgatattgtaatcgatacgttgaatacgttgagaaagttgaatagtgttaaataatttaaattcttacactttgttcgcatttgtcatttccctcgtctttatttcctcttCAGTTATttccttgcacaatataggataattttggaatttcatcttgtaataattttcatattctgtaagaataatttccaaatcgacgttgtcgcagactcgatatttccgaggtagacgagcttcccggattaatacatcgctaacgtctacatatctaaaaaatataatttttaattcattgaacaaattttatgctatgagtacacactatacgataatcatcaattgggacaactgttttatttctaggtaagacagacaaaaggaatgtactgtctatttattattatataaatcctcggcgataattttttgccttctgctttctaatttctaatttttaaagtttgaatttaaatatattttcatttataactagttaatctacgttatcgattgagttattcaactataactactgagttaccgatgtcgattttcaaacttTGGTTTCTTCCCCtatttccgcactaatttctatttcgattggtcaccgatattattcgaaaaaattggaactaagaagatatctaaattgcaatatactcacccattgcgttccaaataatcacatataaggtacaatatgttccgattacgttccgaagtacgactctcctcctaatgagacatttatttttttttattattaacaataattattaataatataaagattttcatgcaatttgctgttacattgcgagtttaataaatttgttacacataattttgttatctactatcttgatacgtgcaaagataaatcttaatgatatataatacagcgtaaatggttataaataattaattattgacaataattataagaattatcgaaagaaaaaatcatagatactatgtgcgagtgtaaaatatcacaaaaaatgaacaacaattgtgaaaaacgcaatatggcaaatcaatgacaaaacacactcatgactgtcatggaagttccaaagtctaaaatctagaatattccttacctgttttcgcaaattatgagatgtcttatttgtggtaccttgcagcgatgattcaccgttcattgtgatagttttatatgtgataatgatatccttgtattgactatcgtttttcgatagttacgagaattttcgtttatcactttgagacaatccgtcacttcctttctcttataaagtttcccttcaactccgttgaaaactgagcatcaaacaggagacgaacgattcgttcgcacacataagcagggtgcgaatataatgatggaatagtcgagtcctgtctactgtatagtaagatggatgcgacatggaaatagaaagagaaggctgtatataagcattttctgtccttgtttaatcaggcatgcacactagtggacactgacggcgctcgtttaccgttgttacatatttctggtacaagtacgcgggcattagagaaggacggaacggtctctctctttatccctatatcgcgtttttagttcgctcacgcgctctgtacttatatctattacatttccaccataagcagcggccgtgcagtgacttacaaaagtttcgaactcgcggacgtttaatcacgttccctactccgaaggggtaagtacaaagttgctcgtctcagtactcttgttagaagttttatcatctttttcatttcgtggctacaaatttttccaggaaattcttatcgttttacaagggctgtgcgACACAATGacgtgacgtcagctatcgatcatatacgcgaatttgttgtaaattaattagcagaatatctggagttctttatcgttgccagctgtaaaatattagaatttttcatttataattgtcatattttcgactcttccgttgccaagaccaccttgaaagatttttggtatgttccatcgcccttgttaaaagtgtgcccattggttagctatattgattttaaaaatcaatacgtatatcaagtttattatctcacagaaacaaagaaattcgttttattaacgaattttcgatgtttcttctcaatttcctttagcatcgaacgaagaacattatatgatcaaacgtttcatcgttcagattatatttcgtttaaaaagattgaaattgatattgagataaaatcaaaaagtatccgttgttctcgaacattctagtattccttcgccgcccgggagaaagacaggtatgaagaaagaggatattttttttattaactttttaatattgacaaatatttcgacaaatattgacgcgtGCGACAAATAGTGAGAAAAtcaagtgaaattttgaataatatcgttttaataatttgtgaaacgaattagtttggtttttttcatttttattagtttccgtcagtgctgattgacgcgccactccagtttccatttccgtttctcgaaatttcctacgtccttggtctttgggactctttgcccaggtaactgcattgcttctgggtacgtctcaccgttcgggtctctcgagctttcggtgtcagttgttaccgttgaaggaagagaagctggtgacggatattatcgaataaatcgtttattctggaaaagttcgagtaagttcgttctgtttgaataaatcaagacatagatcaatttttatcgtatcatcgtgattcgccatgtcgtacgtttggtttcgggataccatatgtttttaatttggtacttttaatttgacattttacgcctataatcgtgacaggaagatactttcagtgaattataaatattttaaattataaattataaatatttgatataaattacaatcatactacggggaaaagtgaaacatgtgttttcttgtggaacatgtgatagtaaattattcgaagcataataatgcttaattaaacatctatacggtaacatttacggacgaatattggggtaatattatcgcgtcgctttaatctggcatttaatgctttgattgcggtctttgaaatggcatcgcagatgctggtataatatcacacgaaaaaggaaggaccagtggttaatgttgcaagcgcaccagtgcgttgcagccatcgggggtggctttgacgccggtgccgaggagaggcgcagaacgtgttcgatcgacccgcgaacgcagcccgtgctcatactgtgacagagttcgtttcagttagtctcagtcgctgtttgcccgtcgacagcgtatagtcgcgccggccaacgattattttttctttttttgtttctcgataattctctcgcaacactcgttctatacgtacaccatcagtttatcgcgtgatcattgttcccgcttctcctaccttgtcacgtccttcaaagaagatttcccttcagttttttgttgtttggggaaaattcatcgctcggacacatggatttatcgacacgacggtttatcgaggcatcagcgtgatgtacttttcaa includes:
- the LOC126928640 gene encoding omega-amidase NIT2-like, with amino-acid sequence AWHLVQLQVNEVKSKNVERAVSYISSAKEHNADIIALPECFNSPYGIQYFPKYAESIPDGETSVALSKAAKENSIYVVGGTIPEIEGDKLYNTCTIWGPDGTLIAKHRKVHLFDIDIPNKITFRESDSLSPGNSLTMFDVKGWKIGIGICYDIRFEEMARIYRNKGCQMLIYPAAFNMTTGPLHWSLLQRSRANDNQLYVACISPARVPSASYVAWGHTQLTNPWGKILYDLETQENIVVTDIDLKVVEEVRAQIPTFSQRRTDLYDTVYKKE
- the LOC126928639 gene encoding G-patch domain and KOW motifs-containing protein-like, which gives rise to MAEEGKKISFGFLKSIKKPVLKNAIPQEKKKVDYIECLDEKGIKVIGEEEKKDEPLIIPLLGSKTWHDRIVNKIDADIFLPKADKEKVGDASVNEAKSKLSNGKTSPIISIKKEPVEDSENKVVTLEEQATKEIIEELKSKNKYEIKTNDLTLPLVEDESLRGKEQSTLEDYEKIPIDAFGVAMLRGMGWQPGKGIG